The Nostoc sp. 'Lobaria pulmonaria (5183) cyanobiont' genome window below encodes:
- a CDS encoding pyridoxal phosphate-dependent aminotransferase — MESLTSRMQGVQSPIIPVVGELIKNSPGTISLGQGVVYYDPPPEAIEFLPKFLSESANNLYKPVEGIPLLLVALAGKLQAFNGIEINEENCIVVTAGSNMGFMNAILAITNPGDEIILNTPYYFNHEMAIAMAGCRVVLVATDENYQLRKEAIAQAITPKTRAVVTISPNNPTGVVYSEAALRQVNQICSGRGIYHISDEAYEYFTYNGVKHVSPGAFGSSKYTISLFSFSKAYGFASWRIGYMVIPKHLFVSIKKVQDTILICPPVISQYAALGALQAKVEYLQSNIGAIAQVRQVVLDSLNRLEGLCSITSANGAFYFFLKVNTQMDAFELVKRLIQEHKVGVIPGTTFGMDDGCYLRVAYGALQKETAKEGIERLVQGLETIVRN; from the coding sequence ATGGAATCCTTAACCTCTCGTATGCAGGGTGTACAGTCGCCAATTATTCCTGTGGTTGGGGAACTGATTAAAAATTCTCCTGGAACAATCTCTCTAGGACAAGGTGTTGTTTATTACGACCCACCACCAGAAGCCATCGAATTTTTACCCAAATTTTTATCCGAATCCGCTAACAATTTATACAAACCAGTTGAGGGAATTCCCCTGTTGCTGGTAGCACTTGCTGGAAAATTGCAAGCCTTCAACGGCATTGAAATCAACGAGGAAAACTGCATCGTCGTGACAGCAGGGAGCAATATGGGATTTATGAATGCCATTCTTGCGATCACTAACCCAGGCGATGAAATTATTCTGAATACGCCCTATTATTTCAACCACGAAATGGCGATCGCAATGGCTGGTTGTCGTGTAGTATTAGTGGCGACGGATGAAAATTACCAACTGCGAAAAGAAGCGATCGCTCAAGCAATTACTCCTAAAACACGGGCTGTAGTTACAATTTCGCCAAATAATCCCACTGGAGTTGTCTATTCAGAAGCCGCATTGCGCCAAGTAAATCAAATTTGTAGCGGTCGCGGCATTTACCACATCAGCGATGAAGCCTATGAATACTTTACCTATAACGGCGTAAAACATGTTTCTCCTGGTGCATTTGGAAGTAGCAAGTACACTATTTCTCTATTTAGCTTTTCCAAAGCATACGGGTTTGCTAGCTGGCGCATTGGCTACATGGTGATTCCCAAACACTTATTTGTCAGCATCAAAAAAGTCCAAGATACAATTTTGATTTGTCCGCCAGTAATTTCCCAATATGCAGCTTTAGGGGCATTGCAAGCAAAAGTGGAGTATTTGCAGAGTAATATAGGTGCAATCGCTCAAGTACGGCAAGTAGTACTCGACTCCCTTAACCGCCTAGAAGGTTTATGTAGCATTACATCGGCTAATGGCGCTTTCTATTTTTTCCTTAAAGTTAATACCCAGATGGATGCTTTTGAGTTAGTTAAAAGACTAATCCAAGAACATAAAGTAGGAGTTATTCCAGGTACAACCTTTGGGATGGATGACGGATGCTACCTGCGTGTTGCCTATGGTGCGCTGCAAAAAGAGACAGCAAAAGAAGGTATAGAAAGATTAGTGCAAGGTCTGGAAACTATAGTTAGAAATTAG
- a CDS encoding type II toxin-antitoxin system HigB family toxin: protein MHIISFRILREYAEIYSDCQEALSNWYKVTTKAKWSNLVEVQQVFPKAEAVGNFTVFNIKGNKYRLIVSIDYEGQLIYIKYILNYAEYDRENWKNDPYF from the coding sequence ATGCACATTATTAGTTTCAGAATATTAAGAGAATATGCAGAAATCTATTCAGATTGCCAAGAAGCATTAAGCAATTGGTATAAAGTTACCACTAAAGCGAAATGGTCAAATTTAGTTGAAGTACAGCAGGTTTTTCCTAAAGCTGAAGCTGTTGGTAATTTTACAGTTTTCAATATTAAAGGAAATAAATATCGCTTGATTGTTAGTATAGATTATGAAGGACAGTTAATTTATATTAAATATATCCTCAACTATGCAGAATATGATAGGGAGAACTGGAAAAATGACCCTTATTTTTAA
- a CDS encoding response regulator — MQGNLNEIDICSILQLIELGQRTGQLWVEAYSSHQNNKLGGDGASIYCPKQQSWFVFFLNGQIIYCQEGESSLSRISDYLRHYGVEMRLTDKQIVSLPPTDAPEYAYLWALLERNIINPKIAGRIIYGLVHETLFDLLSLRQGNFIFHQGAALAPQLNTFEIAPFVTKITKQLQEWKQLYPHIQSPEQLPMLSDKVQLQSSLPEATVNKLQHWADGKTSLRQLARNLNRDILTVAKAIYPYVQQSWLQLVYSETNQPETHTDSWELKGKPMGRIVCIDDAIAIGETINSILQPEGYEAIALTNPLEALSLVFQLKPDLILCDIAMSELEGYEVCAMLRHSTAFRLTPIIMLTGKDGFMDRVKATMVGATDYLTKPFTDTELLMLVEKYINNQ; from the coding sequence ATGCAGGGAAATTTAAATGAAATTGATATTTGCAGTATTCTGCAATTGATTGAATTGGGACAGCGAACTGGGCAACTATGGGTAGAAGCTTATAGCTCTCACCAGAACAACAAACTGGGTGGAGATGGAGCGAGCATTTATTGCCCTAAACAACAGTCTTGGTTCGTTTTTTTCCTTAATGGTCAAATTATCTATTGCCAAGAAGGTGAGAGTAGTTTATCCAGAATTAGCGATTATTTACGTCATTATGGAGTTGAGATGCGACTCACCGACAAACAAATTGTCTCTCTACCACCAACCGATGCGCCAGAGTATGCCTATCTTTGGGCACTCTTGGAGCGGAATATCATCAACCCAAAAATAGCTGGTAGGATCATTTACGGTTTGGTGCATGAAACTCTCTTTGATCTGCTGAGTTTACGCCAAGGTAACTTCATTTTCCATCAGGGTGCGGCACTTGCCCCGCAATTAAACACTTTTGAGATTGCTCCATTTGTGACAAAAATTACCAAGCAGCTGCAAGAGTGGAAGCAACTCTATCCACACATTCAGTCTCCAGAACAATTGCCAATGCTATCTGACAAAGTTCAGCTACAATCTTCTTTACCAGAAGCAACCGTGAATAAGCTCCAACATTGGGCTGATGGTAAAACATCCTTGCGACAACTGGCTCGCAATCTCAACCGAGACATTTTGACAGTCGCTAAGGCAATATATCCTTATGTACAACAAAGTTGGCTACAGCTAGTATATTCAGAGACTAATCAACCAGAGACACACACGGATAGCTGGGAATTGAAGGGAAAACCGATGGGGCGGATAGTATGTATTGACGATGCGATCGCCATCGGTGAGACTATAAATTCCATCTTACAACCAGAAGGTTATGAAGCGATCGCTCTTACCAATCCCTTAGAGGCACTGAGTCTGGTTTTTCAACTCAAACCTGATTTAATTTTATGCGACATTGCCATGTCGGAATTGGAAGGGTACGAGGTTTGCGCCATGCTACGACATTCAACAGCATTTCGGCTCACACCGATTATCATGCTTACTGGGAAAGATGGGTTTATGGATCGAGTCAAAGCTACGATGGTTGGGGCAACAGATTATTTAACAAAACCGTTTACAGACACTGAGTTACTCATGCTCGTAGAGAAATATATCAACAATCAATGA
- a CDS encoding chemotaxis protein CheW translates to MVSKPDFLSGSGQDHFRPELQVESPEGELHLRFYIPSHQEFALQATGIREVIELSPDRITPIPNASPLLLGTLNLRGRVIWVADLGQFLGEASVLNTDRAEISVIAIEEQDTIVGLAVEEIGGMDWLDVQNLMPPTSVPDTMAPFLRGEWPLGTKSNQCLRLLDQMAIVRSARWAG, encoded by the coding sequence ATGGTCAGCAAACCGGACTTTTTAAGTGGCAGCGGTCAAGACCACTTTCGACCAGAATTACAAGTAGAAAGTCCTGAAGGTGAGTTACATTTGAGGTTTTACATTCCCTCGCATCAGGAGTTTGCACTACAAGCAACTGGCATCCGGGAGGTAATTGAACTAAGTCCTGATAGAATCACCCCGATTCCTAATGCTTCTCCTTTACTTTTGGGTACTCTAAATTTACGAGGTCGAGTTATTTGGGTGGCCGATTTGGGTCAATTTCTTGGGGAAGCAAGTGTGTTAAACACGGATAGAGCTGAAATTTCGGTGATTGCTATTGAAGAGCAAGACACAATAGTCGGTTTAGCAGTAGAGGAAATCGGTGGCATGGACTGGTTGGATGTCCAGAATCTTATGCCACCAACTAGTGTTCCAGATACTATGGCTCCCTTTTTACGTGGAGAGTGGCCATTAGGTACTAAAAGCAACCAGTGTCTACGACTGCTCGATCAAATGGCAATTGTACGGAGTGCTAGGTGGGCAGGATGA
- a CDS encoding methyl-accepting chemotaxis protein, giving the protein MAASIDNYEPTYQQAMTAYVQRNYEVAATLVDQVVQNLPDDPNTHLLRGHIYYVLQQYDVAKEEYQQVLGLTNDREIIGFAKNGIDNINQYLQSFGGQIDPSKSQEEINSSEISDVLAYSEPELENLGANQEFDSDNLDLNFFGEHQESVNGVEDISSKSPFDIPTEDSIGTEKILYSSTPFGDDPFAVNEESQKQSNKNWEDNTELELPAFWQEGISEEIREESLANSQFLDNGINSPHVNSNIDNNNSSSSNLQTGNSENNSPDLLLSEPKFPEERIGNLEYKKSPFGDETLLIVSEELRNDSPTTNRLEYGSSQDNLSETGAHSWLAPKNLEVESAFQSNLPENDSSFNSNLPRKEKQSKSGEFISQNKFDDDENFDMEAFESAFGSDGLNSYEDSSNILNGENSKSNIEFLDDFEEFDDLGNIPGFDLIEGDSNFGDAAIHSAPVETSDTGRLQSAEAFLSNAPPSDREEELFSMTGSHEAVPVFSQTDISKLEPNVSIEQGWLAPLENASIERKQWLIAGSVGIVSALVVATVSFVATTFSPPQQRESVRNTGWAMSLAAGIAGFATAGFMGNLALKQIRRTTDDLQAQFEAVRQGNLNAQATVFSEDELGHLATGFNEMARVIFTTTSEAQRKADEQEEAKENLQRQVIRLLDDVEGAARGDLTVQAEVTADVLGAVADAFNLTIQNLRDIVQQVKVAAKDVTKGATNSETFARALSGDALRQAEELAVTLNSVQVMTDSIQRVAEAAREAETVARDASTIALKGGEAVENTVAGILEIRETVAETTRKVKRLAESSQEISKIVALISQIASRTNLLALNASIEAARAGEAGRGFAIVADEVRQLADKSAKSLKEIEQIVMQIQSETGSVMTAMEEGTQQVIKGTKLAEDAKRSLENIIQVANRIDILVRSITSDTVEQTETSRAVAHVMQSVELTAQETSQEAQRVSGALQHLVGVSRDLIASVERFRVETMETR; this is encoded by the coding sequence ATGGCAGCAAGTATTGATAATTACGAGCCAACATATCAACAGGCGATGACCGCCTATGTTCAAAGAAATTATGAGGTTGCGGCCACTTTAGTTGACCAAGTGGTGCAAAATTTACCAGATGACCCCAATACCCATTTGTTGCGGGGTCACATCTACTATGTTTTACAGCAGTACGATGTAGCAAAAGAAGAATATCAACAAGTATTAGGCTTGACTAACGATCGAGAAATTATTGGTTTTGCCAAGAATGGAATTGACAATATCAATCAATATTTACAGTCATTCGGTGGGCAGATCGATCCATCAAAAAGTCAAGAGGAAATAAATTCTTCAGAGATATCGGATGTACTGGCATATAGCGAACCAGAATTAGAAAATTTGGGTGCTAATCAAGAGTTTGACAGCGATAACCTTGATTTGAACTTTTTTGGAGAGCATCAAGAAAGTGTAAATGGCGTTGAAGATATATCTTCAAAAAGTCCATTTGATATACCCACAGAAGATAGTATTGGAACAGAAAAAATATTATATTCTTCTACACCTTTTGGTGATGATCCTTTTGCCGTCAATGAAGAATCACAGAAACAATCAAATAAAAACTGGGAGGATAACACAGAATTAGAGTTGCCTGCTTTTTGGCAGGAAGGGATCTCAGAAGAGATTCGGGAAGAATCATTAGCAAATAGTCAATTTTTAGATAATGGGATAAATTCTCCTCACGTAAATTCAAATATTGACAATAATAACTCTTCGTCTTCTAATTTACAAACTGGTAATAGCGAGAATAACTCTCCTGATTTATTGTTGAGTGAGCCAAAGTTTCCAGAGGAGAGGATTGGAAATTTAGAATATAAAAAATCTCCTTTTGGAGACGAAACTTTACTGATTGTTTCAGAAGAACTGAGAAATGATTCACCAACAACAAATAGGTTGGAATACGGCAGTAGTCAAGATAATTTATCTGAAACCGGAGCACATAGTTGGTTAGCACCAAAAAACTTGGAAGTAGAATCAGCTTTTCAGTCGAATTTGCCGGAGAATGATTCATCTTTTAATAGCAATTTACCTCGAAAAGAAAAGCAGTCTAAGTCAGGTGAATTCATCAGTCAAAATAAGTTTGATGACGATGAGAATTTTGATATGGAAGCATTTGAGTCTGCCTTTGGCTCAGATGGTTTAAACTCTTATGAAGACTCAAGCAATATACTGAATGGAGAAAATTCTAAGAGCAATATCGAGTTTTTAGATGACTTTGAGGAATTTGACGATTTAGGCAATATTCCAGGGTTTGACCTGATCGAAGGAGATTCTAACTTCGGTGATGCAGCAATCCATTCTGCTCCAGTAGAAACTAGTGATACTGGACGTCTTCAAAGCGCGGAGGCTTTTTTAAGTAATGCACCTCCTAGCGATCGCGAAGAGGAACTGTTCTCAATGACTGGTTCCCATGAAGCCGTTCCAGTCTTTAGCCAAACAGATATCTCGAAACTAGAACCCAATGTCAGCATTGAGCAAGGATGGTTAGCACCATTAGAAAATGCCTCCATCGAACGGAAACAATGGCTAATTGCTGGAAGTGTAGGCATTGTCTCAGCGCTGGTTGTAGCCACAGTTAGCTTTGTCGCCACCACATTTTCGCCACCCCAACAGCGAGAATCAGTACGAAACACAGGTTGGGCAATGTCACTAGCCGCAGGGATTGCAGGTTTTGCGACCGCAGGGTTCATGGGAAATCTGGCGCTTAAACAAATTCGGCGCACAACTGATGACCTGCAAGCTCAGTTTGAGGCTGTACGTCAAGGAAATCTGAACGCTCAAGCCACAGTGTTTTCCGAAGATGAATTGGGGCATTTAGCTACTGGCTTTAATGAAATGGCGCGGGTAATTTTCACAACCACAAGTGAAGCCCAACGCAAAGCCGATGAACAAGAGGAAGCCAAAGAAAATCTGCAACGTCAAGTGATTCGGCTCTTGGATGATGTGGAAGGAGCTGCTAGAGGCGATTTAACAGTCCAAGCGGAAGTGACAGCCGACGTACTGGGAGCCGTAGCTGACGCCTTTAACCTGACAATTCAAAACCTGCGGGATATCGTTCAACAGGTAAAAGTGGCGGCGAAGGATGTGACAAAAGGTGCAACCAACTCCGAAACCTTTGCCAGAGCTTTATCTGGTGATGCTTTGAGGCAAGCAGAAGAGTTAGCGGTGACGCTGAATTCTGTACAGGTGATGACCGACTCGATTCAGCGGGTAGCAGAGGCGGCGCGGGAAGCTGAAACCGTTGCTCGTGATGCTAGTACGATCGCTCTTAAAGGTGGCGAAGCAGTAGAAAATACCGTGGCGGGGATTTTAGAAATTCGAGAAACCGTTGCCGAAACTACCCGGAAAGTAAAGCGGTTGGCGGAATCTTCCCAAGAAATTTCTAAAATTGTGGCGTTGATTTCTCAAATTGCTTCCAGAACAAACTTGTTAGCACTCAATGCTAGTATTGAGGCGGCAAGAGCCGGAGAAGCTGGACGTGGGTTTGCGATCGTTGCAGATGAAGTGCGCCAGTTAGCAGATAAATCTGCTAAATCCCTGAAGGAAATTGAACAAATTGTGATGCAAATCCAAAGCGAAACAGGCTCGGTAATGACCGCGATGGAAGAAGGCACACAACAAGTAATTAAAGGTACAAAATTGGCAGAAGATGCCAAGCGATCGCTCGAGAACATTATTCAAGTGGCGAATCGCATCGATATTCTTGTGCGCTCTATTACCAGCGACACTGTGGAACAAACGGAAACTTCCCGTGCCGTCGCTCATGTAATGCAATCAGTAGAGCTAACCGCCCAAGAAACTTCCCAAGAAGCGCAGCGAGTTTCAGGCGCCTTACAACACTTAGTAGGTGTATCCCGTGACTTGATCGCCTCCGTTGAACGTTTCCGAGTGGAAACTATGGAAACCAGATAA
- a CDS encoding helix-turn-helix domain-containing protein — MTLIFNPDKYKELLTAYLPKLIKSEAENEQALGIVEDLMHRERSPEEDELYQLLITLIEKFEQEYYQPSQQNNPTSMLLFLLEESERSRDDLLSVLGTENLVNNILNGQEKINTEQARKLGEFFHVDSSLFIE; from the coding sequence ATGACCCTTATTTTTAATCCAGATAAATATAAAGAATTATTAACAGCTTATCTTCCCAAACTTATAAAGAGTGAAGCCGAAAATGAGCAAGCTTTGGGGATAGTGGAAGATTTAATGCACCGGGAACGCAGCCCAGAAGAAGACGAACTTTATCAGTTATTAATTACTTTAATTGAAAAGTTTGAACAAGAATATTATCAACCAAGCCAGCAAAATAATCCTACATCTATGTTGTTATTTCTTTTAGAAGAATCTGAGAGAAGTAGAGATGATTTATTATCAGTTTTAGGAACAGAAAATTTGGTTAATAATATTTTAAATGGACAAGAGAAGATAAATACAGAACAAGCTCGTAAGCTGGGAGAGTTTTTTCATGTAGACTCTAGTTTATTTATAGAGTAA
- a CDS encoding response regulator transcription factor translates to MSTVLIVEDSIAQREMITDLLKATGLTVTHASDGLEALEAIQIAPPDLVVLDIVMPRMNGYEVCRRLKSDPKTQNVPVVMCSSKGEEFDRYWGMKQGADAYIAKPFQPTELVGTVKQLLRG, encoded by the coding sequence ATGAGCACAGTTCTGATTGTGGAAGACAGTATCGCGCAAAGGGAGATGATTACAGACCTCCTGAAAGCAACTGGCCTAACAGTTACCCACGCTAGTGACGGATTAGAAGCATTAGAGGCAATTCAAATAGCACCTCCAGATTTAGTGGTATTAGATATTGTCATGCCCCGAATGAACGGCTACGAAGTTTGTCGGCGGTTAAAATCCGATCCAAAAACCCAAAATGTCCCAGTGGTTATGTGTTCTTCTAAAGGTGAAGAATTCGATCGCTATTGGGGCATGAAGCAAGGTGCAGACGCTTACATAGCCAAACCGTTTCAACCAACTGAGTTGGTAGGAACAGTCAAACAACTGCTGCGAGGATAA
- the hmpF gene encoding pilus motility taxis protein HmpF, producing the protein MLYLAEVQKQKGGLLSGGGKTELKLLACQRTDQNWSTVSEEVIAAEDASKLNDGALVLVELNPNRQVQRIQEAGRPLVNILQNFSRQLEKFKLKEDEIDQWKQSLTFQAQELNRREMDMEVRAEQLQQLEDDVQHLEEQKQEVDTSRQEIERLQGEIERNRQELEGAWEHLRGEQRRLEERQAGFQQGTVLDEEQSRVMSELLDRLSSRVTSTETVRGHLHLAFELVEKQQATLTPHWQKLEEHKSAIAQQQEEVERLSQTLSDRQNALQQAQNSLVQQTAQLQINTADLSSKQEYARLVKEQLRNAEELYQQMHSLAATSGDVVLGKQADVEALNKMPLEELQKIVQNLQHKLEIDASFVHDQEQELKYKQEAIEELQTKLNRASDHDHINLELELTDEKDLYQMLNSSLVGQRRNMLQHQKFLKQHQAVLLRRQGHTVTEEESSNKINLEPILLQIETQRQQYSQEIQKLEREIEQIRSGVELNQGMIDNQTHDLDEKRQELKAIEENLLSLRRTTAEYYGRVNLYQEALQPIQDSLDGLRQKLQAIRESLDQFQETGDYQVQAIAQLRHTLQSLMPQPELLAS; encoded by the coding sequence GTGCTGTATTTAGCAGAAGTACAAAAACAGAAAGGTGGTTTACTCAGTGGCGGTGGCAAAACCGAACTGAAACTGCTAGCTTGTCAGCGAACTGACCAGAATTGGAGTACTGTGTCGGAAGAAGTGATTGCCGCTGAGGACGCAAGCAAATTAAATGATGGTGCTTTGGTATTGGTTGAACTGAATCCGAATCGTCAAGTGCAGCGGATTCAAGAAGCAGGGCGTCCACTCGTTAACATTTTGCAGAATTTTTCCCGCCAATTGGAGAAATTTAAGCTCAAGGAAGATGAGATCGATCAGTGGAAACAGTCACTAACATTTCAGGCGCAAGAGTTGAATCGCCGTGAAATGGACATGGAGGTACGAGCAGAACAGTTGCAGCAATTGGAGGATGACGTACAACACCTAGAGGAGCAAAAACAGGAAGTTGACACCTCCCGCCAGGAAATTGAACGATTACAAGGAGAAATTGAGCGCAACCGCCAAGAGTTGGAAGGCGCTTGGGAGCATTTACGAGGTGAGCAGCGTCGCCTGGAAGAACGCCAAGCGGGTTTTCAACAAGGGACGGTTTTGGATGAGGAGCAAAGTCGAGTAATGAGTGAGTTACTCGATCGCTTGTCTAGTCGTGTTACTTCTACGGAAACAGTTAGAGGACACCTGCATCTGGCCTTTGAATTGGTCGAAAAGCAGCAAGCTACTCTTACCCCGCACTGGCAAAAATTGGAGGAGCATAAAAGTGCGATCGCACAACAGCAAGAAGAAGTTGAGCGCTTATCACAAACCCTTAGCGATCGCCAAAATGCATTGCAACAAGCACAAAATTCTCTAGTTCAGCAAACAGCCCAATTGCAGATAAATACAGCAGACCTTAGCAGCAAGCAAGAGTATGCTCGGCTCGTCAAAGAGCAGTTACGAAACGCCGAAGAGTTATATCAACAGATGCACTCTTTAGCTGCAACATCTGGTGATGTAGTTCTCGGTAAGCAAGCTGATGTGGAGGCTTTGAATAAAATGCCTTTAGAAGAACTACAAAAGATAGTGCAAAACTTGCAGCATAAGTTAGAAATTGACGCTAGCTTTGTTCATGATCAAGAACAAGAACTGAAATATAAACAAGAAGCTATAGAAGAACTTCAAACTAAATTAAATCGAGCATCTGACCACGATCACATCAATTTGGAACTAGAATTAACTGATGAAAAAGACCTTTATCAGATGCTAAATTCCAGTTTGGTGGGACAACGCCGCAATATGCTACAGCATCAGAAGTTTCTCAAGCAACATCAAGCTGTACTGCTACGGCGGCAAGGGCATACTGTTACTGAAGAAGAAAGTAGCAACAAAATTAATTTAGAACCGATTCTGTTACAAATTGAAACCCAGCGACAACAATATTCACAGGAAATCCAAAAACTGGAACGTGAAATTGAGCAGATTCGTTCTGGTGTTGAGCTAAATCAGGGAATGATTGACAATCAAACTCACGATCTAGATGAAAAGCGCCAAGAACTGAAAGCGATCGAGGAAAATTTGCTATCCTTACGAAGAACAACTGCTGAATACTATGGTCGAGTGAATCTTTATCAAGAAGCACTACAACCAATTCAGGATTCTCTAGATGGATTAAGGCAAAAGCTGCAAGCAATTAGAGAATCTTTGGATCAATTCCAGGAAACTGGTGATTATCAAGTCCAAGCGATCGCTCAGTTGCGTCATACTCTCCAAAGTTTAATGCCTCAGCCAGAATTACTAGCATCTTAA
- the tilS gene encoding tRNA lysidine(34) synthetase TilS yields the protein MVWTPIHAKIHRTIRSRHLFERNQQLLIAVSGGQDSLCLIKLLLDLQSKWGWYLGIAHCDHRWRSDSEANANHVENLAKTWGISFYLETANKPINSEATAREWRYQALSAIAQANNYQYIVTGHTASDRAETLLYNLIRGTGADGLQALTWQRPLTTGIILVRPLLEITRIQTEQFCQEFKLPIWEDSTNQDLQYARNRIRQELIPYLRDNFNPQVESALAQTAELLQAEVEYLEKAAQELRDEAWDMGHEEDSLTPFLPLRLNRRVLQKAPLALQRRVMRQVLQQILTDAPSFEHIEKLTALIIAPNRSQTDPFPGGAIAQVESDWICFK from the coding sequence ATGGTATGGACTCCCATACATGCAAAAATCCATCGCACAATTAGATCGCGCCACTTATTTGAGCGAAACCAGCAACTATTAATTGCTGTCTCCGGCGGACAAGATTCTCTATGTTTAATAAAATTACTTTTAGATTTACAATCCAAATGGGGATGGTATTTAGGTATTGCTCACTGCGATCATCGCTGGCGTTCTGACTCCGAAGCTAATGCTAACCACGTCGAAAACTTAGCTAAAACTTGGGGTATATCTTTTTATTTAGAAACAGCGAACAAGCCTATAAATAGTGAAGCTACTGCACGCGAGTGGCGCTATCAAGCTTTAAGTGCGATCGCTCAGGCAAATAATTATCAATATATAGTTACAGGACACACCGCCAGCGATCGCGCCGAAACTCTCCTCTATAATTTAATTCGCGGTACTGGTGCTGATGGTTTACAAGCCCTAACTTGGCAACGCCCCTTAACTACAGGCATTATATTAGTGCGTCCACTTTTAGAAATTACTCGCATACAAACAGAGCAATTTTGTCAAGAATTTAAATTACCAATTTGGGAAGATTCCACCAATCAAGATTTGCAATATGCCCGTAACCGCATTCGCCAAGAATTAATACCATATTTGCGAGATAATTTCAATCCCCAAGTAGAATCAGCCTTAGCCCAAACAGCAGAACTTTTACAAGCAGAAGTGGAATATTTAGAAAAAGCTGCCCAGGAGTTGCGGGATGAGGCATGGGACATGGGGCATGAAGAAGATTCTCTTACTCCTTTTCTTCCCCTGAGGTTAAATCGTCGGGTATTGCAGAAAGCACCATTGGCGTTGCAACGTCGGGTGATGCGTCAGGTATTGCAGCAAATACTGACTGATGCCCCTAGTTTTGAACACATCGAAAAATTAACGGCTTTAATTATAGCGCCCAACCGATCGCAAACCGATCCATTCCCTGGTGGTGCGATCGCTCAAGTAGAAAGTGATTGGATCTGTTTTAAATAG